CCAGCACCAGGTCGTCCACCTCCAGCACCTTGCGCGGGTTGCGGCCCTGCGCGCGCACGTGCAGCGCTTCGAGCCGCACCTCCAGTTCCGGCAGTGCGAACGGCTTGGTCAGGTAGTCGTCGGCACCGGCGCGGAACCCGGCGATCTTGTCGGGCAGTTCGTCGCGCGCGGTGAGCATGATGACCGGTACTTCCAAGCCATGTTCCTGGCGCAGGCGACGCAACACCTCCGGACCTTCCATGCGCGGCAGCATCCAGTCCAGGATCAGCGCGTCGTAGTTCTGCGTGGTCGCCAGGTGCAGGCCGGTGATGCCGTCGGGCGCCACGTCCAGCACGTGTCCGCGTGCTTCGAAGTATTCGAACAGGTTGGTGACCAGCTGGCGGTTGTCTTCGATGACCAGGAGCCGCATGCGTCGGGTACTCGGGGGCAATGCCCCATGGTAGCGGCTGGATTGTCGGAATCAGGTCGCAAT
This portion of the Stenotrophomonas aracearum genome encodes:
- a CDS encoding response regulator transcription factor, with amino-acid sequence MRLLVIEDNRQLVTNLFEYFEARGHVLDVAPDGITGLHLATTQNYDALILDWMLPRMEGPEVLRRLRQEHGLEVPVIMLTARDELPDKIAGFRAGADDYLTKPFALPELEVRLEALHVRAQGRNPRKVLEVDDLVLDLATLEAQRAGQALHLYPACRKLLEVLMRASPAAVTRQQLEFALWGDELPDGDLLRSHIYELRRSVDGPFARKLIHTLPRVGYRLGAPAAEGRDEPA